The following coding sequences lie in one Streptomyces sp. NBC_00510 genomic window:
- a CDS encoding ectoine synthase, with the protein MIVRSLKDIEGTDRDVTAETGTWRSKRIILADDRVGFSLHETVMYAGTETSMWYAHHVEAVLCVEGEGELTDDETGERHAISPGTLYLLDGHERHTMRPRTDLRFVCVFNPPVTGREVHDENGVYPLLTEGA; encoded by the coding sequence GTGATCGTGCGATCCCTGAAGGACATCGAGGGCACCGACCGCGATGTCACCGCCGAGACCGGGACCTGGCGCAGCAAGCGCATCATCCTCGCCGACGACCGCGTGGGGTTCTCGCTGCACGAGACCGTGATGTACGCGGGGACCGAGACCTCCATGTGGTACGCCCACCACGTCGAGGCGGTGCTGTGCGTCGAGGGCGAGGGCGAGCTGACCGACGACGAGACCGGTGAGCGCCACGCGATCTCCCCCGGCACGCTCTACCTGCTCGACGGCCACGAACGGCACACCATGCGCCCCAGGACCGACCTGCGCTTCGTCTGCGTCTTCAACCCGCCCGTCACCGGGCGCGAGGTGCACGACGAGAACGGCGTCTACCCCCTGCTCACCGAGGGAGCGTGA
- the ectB gene encoding diaminobutyrate--2-oxoglutarate transaminase, whose protein sequence is MTLTPPALSVFETLESEVRSYCRGWPAVFDRAQGSRLFDEDGHDYLDFFSGAGALNYGHNNRVLKRALLDYLERDGITHGLDMSTTAKRAFLERFQDVVLRPRGMDHKVMFPGPTGTNAVEAALKLARKVKGRESVVSFTNAFHGMSLGSLAVTGNSMKRAGAGIPLVHGTPMPFDNYLDGRVPDFLWFERLLEDQGSGLNQPAAVIVETVQGEGGINVARPEWLRGLADLCRRRDMLLIVDDIQMGCGRTGPFFSFEEAGIVPDIVTLSKSIGGYGMPMALTLFRPELDIWEPGEHNGTFRGHNPAFVTATAALDTYWADGGSMEKQTLKRGEQAEAVLREICAEHPRSGARYRGRGLVWGLEFTDPGRASRVCARAFELGLLLETSGPRGEVVKLLPALTITPEELDEGLRTLARSVRETA, encoded by the coding sequence GTGACCCTCACCCCGCCCGCCCTGTCCGTCTTCGAGACCCTCGAGTCCGAGGTCCGCAGCTACTGCCGCGGCTGGCCCGCCGTCTTCGACCGTGCGCAGGGCAGCCGACTCTTCGACGAGGACGGCCACGACTACCTCGACTTCTTCTCCGGCGCCGGGGCCCTCAACTACGGCCACAACAACCGCGTGCTCAAGCGCGCCCTGCTGGACTACCTGGAGCGCGACGGCATCACGCACGGCCTCGACATGAGCACCACCGCCAAGCGCGCCTTCCTGGAACGCTTCCAGGACGTCGTGCTGCGCCCGCGCGGCATGGACCACAAGGTGATGTTCCCCGGCCCGACCGGCACCAACGCCGTCGAGGCGGCGCTGAAACTGGCCCGCAAGGTCAAGGGCCGCGAGTCGGTGGTGTCCTTCACCAACGCCTTCCACGGCATGTCGCTGGGCTCGCTCGCCGTCACCGGCAACTCGATGAAGCGGGCCGGCGCCGGCATCCCCCTGGTGCACGGCACCCCGATGCCCTTCGACAACTACCTCGACGGCCGCGTCCCCGACTTCCTGTGGTTCGAACGGCTGCTGGAGGACCAGGGCTCCGGCCTCAACCAGCCCGCCGCCGTGATCGTCGAGACGGTCCAGGGCGAGGGCGGCATCAACGTCGCCCGCCCCGAGTGGCTGCGCGGCCTGGCCGACCTGTGCCGACGCCGCGACATGCTGCTGATCGTCGACGACATCCAGATGGGCTGCGGCCGCACCGGCCCGTTCTTCTCCTTCGAGGAGGCGGGCATCGTGCCGGACATCGTCACCCTCTCCAAGTCGATCGGCGGCTACGGCATGCCGATGGCGCTGACCCTCTTCCGCCCCGAGCTCGACATCTGGGAGCCGGGCGAGCACAACGGCACCTTCCGCGGCCACAACCCCGCCTTCGTCACCGCCACCGCCGCCCTCGACACCTACTGGGCGGACGGCGGGAGCATGGAGAAGCAGACCCTCAAGCGCGGCGAGCAGGCCGAGGCCGTCCTGCGCGAGATCTGCGCCGAGCATCCGCGCTCCGGCGCCCGGTACCGGGGCCGCGGCCTGGTGTGGGGCCTGGAGTTCACCGACCCCGGCCGGGCCTCGCGGGTGTGCGCCCGCGCCTTCGAACTGGGCCTGCTGCTGGAGACCTCCGGCCCCCGCGGCGAGGTCGTCAAGCTGCTGCCCGCCCTGACCATCACCCCCGAGGAGCTCGACGAGGGGCTGCGCACCCTCGCCCGCTCCGTCCGTGAGACCGCCTGA
- the ectA gene encoding diaminobutyrate acetyltransferase, protein MTAARELLLDTPRIEDGAALWRIARDSRTLDLNSPYSYLLWCRDFAGTSVVARAAHGEPIGFVTGYVRPERPRALVVWQVAVDEAHRGQGLAATMLDDLAQRASASGVREVETTITPDNEASHRLFTSFGARHGARTEREVLFDAALFPDGHQPEVLYRIGPLV, encoded by the coding sequence ATGACCGCCGCAAGGGAATTGCTGCTCGACACCCCGCGAATAGAGGACGGCGCCGCACTGTGGCGCATTGCCCGCGACTCCCGGACCCTGGACCTGAACTCCCCGTACAGCTACCTCCTGTGGTGCCGGGACTTCGCCGGCACCTCCGTGGTGGCGCGTGCGGCGCACGGCGAACCGATCGGCTTCGTGACCGGCTACGTCCGCCCGGAGCGCCCCCGCGCCCTCGTCGTCTGGCAGGTCGCCGTGGACGAGGCGCACCGCGGTCAGGGGCTCGCGGCCACGATGCTCGACGACCTCGCGCAACGGGCCTCCGCGTCCGGTGTGCGCGAGGTCGAGACCACGATCACCCCGGACAACGAGGCCTCGCACCGCCTGTTCACGTCCTTCGGTGCCCGCCACGGAGCCCGCACCGAACGCGAGGTGCTCTTCGACGCTGCGCTGTTCCCCGACGGCCACCAGCCCGAAGTCCTGTACCGCATCGGGCCCCTCGTCTGA
- the thpD gene encoding ectoine hydroxylase: protein MTTVTTTDLYPTRGTAEMLTPRQDPVVWGGPGTSGPIQPSALRDFDRDGFLPVDAIIGPEDVARYRAELERLCADPAVRADERSIVEAKSQDIRSVFEVHKISPVFAELVRDPRVVGRARQILGSDVYVHQSRINVKPGFGASGFYWHSDFETWHAEDGLPRMRTVSVSIALTENHATNGGLMIMPGSHRTFLGCAGATPEDNYKKSLQMQDAGTPSDAALTELAGRHGIRLFTGPPGSAVWFDCNAMHGSGDNITPYPRSNVFIVFNSVENAAVDPFAAPVRRPEFIGARDFSPVR from the coding sequence ATGACCACCGTGACGACGACCGACCTCTACCCCACCCGTGGCACGGCCGAGATGCTGACCCCGCGTCAGGACCCGGTCGTCTGGGGCGGCCCCGGCACGTCCGGCCCGATCCAGCCTTCCGCGCTGCGCGACTTCGACCGCGACGGCTTCCTGCCCGTGGACGCGATCATCGGGCCCGAGGACGTGGCCCGCTACCGCGCCGAGCTGGAGCGGCTGTGCGCCGACCCGGCGGTGCGCGCGGACGAGCGGTCCATCGTGGAGGCGAAGTCCCAGGACATCCGCTCGGTCTTCGAGGTCCACAAGATCAGCCCGGTCTTCGCCGAACTGGTCCGCGACCCCCGCGTCGTCGGCCGCGCCCGGCAGATCCTCGGCTCGGACGTCTACGTCCACCAGAGCCGGATCAACGTCAAGCCGGGCTTCGGCGCCTCCGGCTTCTACTGGCACTCGGACTTCGAGACCTGGCACGCCGAGGACGGGCTGCCCCGCATGCGCACGGTCTCGGTCTCGATCGCGCTGACCGAGAACCACGCCACCAACGGCGGCCTGATGATCATGCCGGGCTCGCACCGGACGTTCCTCGGCTGCGCGGGCGCGACACCGGAGGACAACTACAAGAAGTCCCTCCAGATGCAGGACGCGGGCACGCCCTCTGACGCGGCCCTCACGGAACTGGCGGGCCGCCACGGGATCCGGCTCTTCACCGGGCCGCCCGGGTCCGCGGTGTGGTTCGACTGCAACGCCATGCACGGCTCGGGGGACAACATCACGCCCTACCCGCGCAGCAACGTCTTCATCGTCTTCAACAGCGTGGAGAACGCGGCCGTCGACCCCTTCGCGGCGCCGGTCCGCCGCCCCGAGTTCATCGGGGCGCGCGACTTCTCCCCAGTGCGGTAG